In the Hymenobacter volaticus genome, one interval contains:
- a CDS encoding RagB/SusD family nutrient uptake outer membrane protein yields the protein MKSFFLRSTLAAATLASVVGVTACKEYLDVNPAALYSADDVFFDVAGATAAVIGAYDLLSGDTSYGTRLNLYYPYDTDEMQASPGSLPDGLRLSIARYTALPVNNEVRNPFNTLYQGVERSNICIKYIPQMPLYTSGSAADTAALHRLYGEALTLRAQYYFELIRNWGDVPAPFTPSIDNPDLNLPSTDRNATCDKLLADLLQAEKLVPWRSAAGPASERITKGAVKALRARMALYRGGYRVNATTGQMERPADYLDFYRIARQECADLMAKRGEHTLNPSFQNLFESINKLSFDVSHEIIFEVAMAGSSSQSDSKLGYYNGPKLNASSTYGTSQGSIGAVPTYFYAFDSTDVRRDITLTLYTVESNNQQRGTPLNLMTDGKFRRDWRTPALPGVNNYLQYNWPLIRFADVLLMFAEAENELNGPTAAARAAVQEVRTRGYGGNATRAALPATSSKAEMFTAIANERFLELGGEGIRKYDLIRWNLLGQKLTEVRASLNQLKNGTGRYANYPATNYYRVNNGTVQWARSFFRPSPATTPTGTTAVAWRTAITDATIANLASEYKPNAGKELLPIPQTTIDTNPNVKQNFGY from the coding sequence ATGAAATCATTTTTTCTCCGCTCCACCTTGGCCGCCGCTACGCTGGCCAGCGTAGTGGGCGTCACGGCCTGCAAAGAGTACCTAGACGTTAATCCAGCGGCCTTGTACTCGGCCGATGATGTGTTTTTCGACGTAGCTGGGGCTACGGCCGCCGTTATTGGAGCCTACGATCTGCTGTCCGGCGATACATCGTACGGGACGCGCCTCAACCTATACTACCCCTACGACACCGACGAAATGCAAGCCAGCCCGGGTTCCTTGCCCGATGGCTTGCGTTTAAGTATTGCCCGCTACACGGCGCTGCCCGTCAACAATGAAGTGCGCAACCCCTTTAATACGCTCTACCAGGGCGTGGAGCGCTCCAACATCTGCATCAAATACATACCCCAGATGCCGCTCTACACCAGCGGCTCCGCCGCCGACACGGCGGCATTGCACCGGTTGTATGGCGAAGCCCTCACGCTCCGGGCGCAGTACTACTTCGAGCTGATTCGCAACTGGGGCGACGTGCCCGCCCCGTTCACGCCCTCCATCGACAACCCCGACCTGAATTTGCCGAGTACCGACCGCAATGCCACCTGCGACAAGCTGTTAGCTGATTTGCTGCAAGCGGAAAAGCTGGTACCCTGGCGCTCGGCCGCCGGACCCGCCAGCGAGCGGATCACCAAGGGCGCCGTGAAAGCCTTGCGCGCCCGCATGGCGTTGTACCGCGGCGGCTACCGGGTCAATGCCACCACCGGCCAGATGGAGCGTCCCGCCGACTACCTGGACTTTTACCGCATAGCCCGACAGGAATGCGCCGACCTGATGGCCAAGCGCGGGGAGCACACCCTCAACCCAAGCTTCCAGAACCTTTTCGAAAGCATCAACAAACTAAGCTTTGATGTCAGCCACGAAATCATTTTCGAAGTGGCCATGGCTGGGTCCAGTTCCCAGTCGGACAGCAAGCTAGGATATTACAACGGCCCGAAGCTGAATGCCTCCAGCACCTACGGCACCTCCCAGGGCTCTATTGGCGCGGTACCCACCTACTTCTACGCCTTCGACTCCACCGACGTCCGCCGCGACATCACGCTGACGCTCTACACCGTGGAAAGCAACAACCAGCAGCGCGGCACGCCCCTTAATTTAATGACCGACGGTAAATTCCGGCGTGATTGGCGCACTCCGGCGCTGCCCGGGGTCAACAATTACCTGCAATATAACTGGCCCCTTATCCGCTTTGCGGACGTGCTGCTCATGTTTGCGGAAGCTGAAAACGAGTTGAACGGCCCGACCGCCGCCGCCCGGGCCGCAGTGCAGGAAGTGCGTACCCGCGGCTACGGCGGCAATGCCACCCGCGCTGCCTTGCCGGCCACCAGCAGCAAAGCCGAGATGTTCACGGCTATTGCCAACGAGCGGTTTCTGGAGCTAGGCGGCGAAGGCATCCGCAAGTACGACCTGATTCGGTGGAATTTGCTGGGCCAGAAGCTGACCGAAGTACGGGCCAGCCTCAACCAACTGAAAAACGGCACCGGCCGCTACGCCAACTATCCGGCCACCAACTACTACCGCGTGAACAATGGCACGGTGCAGTGGGCCCGTTCCTTTTTCCGGCCTTCGCCAGCTACTACCCCTACGGGCACCACGGCCGTGGCGTGGCGCACTGCCATCACCGATGCTACCATTGCCAACCTCGCTTCGGAGTACAAGCCAAACGCGGGCAAAGAACTGCTGCCCATTCCGCAGACAACCATCGACACCAACCCTAACGTGAAGCAAAATTTCGGCTACTAA
- a CDS encoding SusC/RagA family TonB-linked outer membrane protein → MDGVQIENALSVIAPQDIASVDVLKDAAATAIYGARGANGVVIITTKNGREGRTIITYSGFAGVRQISKKLDLMKPADFVDYQYERAVNTNTLPAYKAFFGSRNFTGDTLNTARNLPFVDWQDQVFGRDAFQQTHNISLAGGSKNSTFSLSLTRNDEDGIQLKSDYARNLVNFRFDNTVSDKFRFGVNVRYNDQVSNGQGVTTNNSNSATRLRNVDQFLPLTLTLPGALDPGVFDPNFFSSSSLVNPVIAIDNDYRRDKLRNLNLGGNISFNFTKNLVFRSTVGFDITNNRQEIFSGRYSPAILSPSGPYQNLPFAAINTSQQNTINNSNVLTYAFKQGRHSVDALVGQEIYQQLLTSLNIQSYFLPLSITAERAIANINQGVLPNSTARQPNPTTGIGADSRLLSGFSRVNYSFDEKFLFTGTLRADASSKFATGQRIGYFPAASLAWRLSREEFMKSVTPISDLKLRLSYGLAGNNRIGDFLYSQFFQAGGGQYGLNKAITLGTVTTSLPNPNLQWETTVSRNVGLDLSLFNSRVQFTADVYKNTTRDLLVDVPITPTSGYSTQLQNIGSTSNRGFELQLSGTVLQTKEFTWTASANTSLNRGRIENLGPIQGIAGINSSWASTAIASDFLARVGDPIGLMYGYITEGFYTADDFQGYNATNRTWILKGDIPSDATVQGQPVAPGIIKLRDVNGDGVVNDLDRTVIGNANPKLTGGFNQQFSFKGFDASVFLNFVLGNDIYNANKLEYTSAVNPYTNQLAVMNGRYRTIDANGTPITDLETSRQVNQNATIWQPTRQYFVHSWAIENGSFLRINNVTLGYSLPKEVIAKVKLTQLRFYVTANNLYTFTKYTGYDPEVNTRRSSPLTPGVDYGGYPRSRLLLFGVNLSL, encoded by the coding sequence GTGGATGGGGTGCAGATTGAAAATGCGCTGAGCGTGATTGCGCCGCAGGATATTGCCTCGGTTGATGTGCTTAAGGACGCCGCCGCTACGGCTATTTACGGGGCCCGCGGCGCAAACGGGGTCGTTATTATTACCACCAAAAACGGCCGGGAGGGCCGTACCATCATTACGTACAGTGGCTTTGCGGGGGTGCGCCAAATCAGCAAGAAGCTGGACTTGATGAAGCCGGCGGACTTCGTTGACTATCAGTACGAACGGGCGGTGAATACCAACACCCTGCCCGCCTATAAAGCGTTCTTCGGTAGCCGCAATTTCACCGGCGACACGCTGAACACGGCGCGCAACTTGCCGTTCGTGGACTGGCAAGACCAAGTGTTTGGCCGCGACGCCTTCCAGCAGACGCACAACATTTCCTTGGCCGGCGGCAGCAAGAACTCGACTTTTTCTCTGAGCTTGACTCGCAACGACGAAGACGGCATCCAACTTAAGTCGGATTACGCCCGCAACTTGGTCAATTTCCGCTTCGACAACACCGTTTCCGACAAGTTTCGCTTCGGGGTGAATGTCCGCTACAACGATCAGGTGTCGAACGGGCAGGGTGTGACGACAAACAACTCCAACTCGGCGACCCGCCTGCGCAACGTCGACCAGTTTCTCCCGCTGACCCTGACGCTGCCCGGCGCGCTGGACCCCGGCGTGTTCGACCCCAACTTCTTTAGCAGTTCCAGTTTGGTGAATCCGGTGATTGCCATCGACAACGACTACCGCCGGGACAAGTTGCGCAACCTCAACCTGGGCGGCAACATCAGTTTCAACTTCACCAAAAACCTGGTGTTTCGCTCTACGGTCGGATTCGACATCACCAATAACCGGCAGGAGATTTTCTCGGGCCGCTACTCGCCAGCTATTCTGTCGCCGTCGGGGCCCTACCAGAACTTGCCATTTGCGGCCATCAACACCAGCCAGCAAAACACCATCAACAACTCCAACGTGCTAACTTATGCGTTCAAGCAGGGGCGGCACTCAGTTGACGCGCTGGTGGGGCAAGAGATTTATCAGCAGCTGCTTACTTCGCTCAACATCCAAAGCTACTTTCTGCCCCTAAGCATTACGGCCGAGAGGGCTATTGCCAACATCAATCAGGGCGTACTGCCCAACAGCACGGCCCGGCAGCCCAATCCCACCACCGGCATCGGTGCCGACTCGCGGCTGCTGTCGGGCTTTAGCCGGGTGAACTACTCGTTTGACGAGAAGTTTCTGTTTACCGGGACCCTGCGGGCGGATGCATCGTCGAAGTTTGCGACGGGGCAGCGCATCGGCTATTTCCCGGCGGCTTCACTGGCATGGCGGCTTTCCCGCGAGGAATTCATGAAGTCCGTCACCCCGATTTCCGACCTGAAACTGCGCTTAAGCTATGGCTTGGCGGGCAATAACCGCATCGGCGACTTTCTGTACAGCCAGTTTTTTCAGGCGGGTGGGGGGCAGTACGGCCTCAACAAAGCCATTACCCTCGGCACGGTAACCACTTCGCTGCCCAACCCGAATCTGCAATGGGAAACCACGGTGTCGCGCAACGTGGGTTTGGATTTGAGCTTGTTTAACAGCCGCGTCCAGTTCACGGCGGATGTGTACAAGAACACCACCCGCGACTTGCTCGTGGACGTGCCGATTACGCCGACTTCCGGTTACTCTACGCAGCTGCAAAACATTGGCTCCACCTCGAACCGCGGTTTTGAATTGCAGCTGAGCGGTACGGTGCTGCAAACCAAAGAGTTCACGTGGACCGCCAGCGCCAACACCTCGCTCAATCGGGGCCGCATCGAAAACCTAGGGCCTATTCAAGGAATTGCGGGCATTAACTCGAGCTGGGCCAGCACGGCCATTGCCTCCGATTTTCTGGCGCGCGTCGGTGACCCCATTGGGTTGATGTATGGTTACATCACCGAAGGTTTCTACACCGCCGACGATTTCCAGGGCTACAATGCCACCAACCGGACCTGGATTTTGAAAGGGGATATTCCTTCTGATGCCACGGTGCAGGGCCAGCCCGTGGCGCCGGGCATTATTAAGCTCCGCGACGTGAACGGCGACGGTGTTGTCAACGACCTCGACCGAACGGTTATTGGCAATGCCAACCCCAAGCTCACGGGGGGCTTCAATCAGCAGTTCAGCTTCAAGGGCTTTGATGCCAGCGTGTTCCTCAACTTCGTGCTTGGCAATGATATCTACAATGCCAACAAGCTGGAATACACTTCGGCAGTGAACCCCTACACCAACCAGCTAGCCGTTATGAACGGCCGCTACCGCACCATTGATGCCAATGGCACGCCCATTACCGATTTGGAAACGTCGCGGCAGGTAAACCAGAATGCCACCATCTGGCAGCCTACCCGCCAGTACTTCGTGCACTCGTGGGCCATAGAGAACGGCTCGTTTTTGCGCATCAACAACGTCACGCTGGGCTACTCGCTGCCAAAAGAGGTGATTGCCAAGGTGAAGCTCACCCAACTGCGCTTCTACGTGACGGCCAACAACCTCTACACCTTCACGAAATACACGGGGTACGATCCGGAGGTGAACACGCGCCGCTCTTCACCCCTCACGCCCGGGGTGGACTACGGCGGCTACCCGCGCAGCCGCCTCTTGTTGTTCGGGGTCAACCTCTCTTTGTAA
- a CDS encoding carboxypeptidase-like regulatory domain-containing protein, whose protein sequence is MRKPLLLTGLLLSTALTAMAQERRIQGSVTSTDKGEVLPGVTVIVKGTTIGASTDMEGKFSLSVPATTTNVTLRVSYVGFVAKDVEVGDRSSVAVVLSPDAKALEEVVVIGYQQVNRRDVTGSVSSVNAQQIKDVPVNSAAEALSGRLAGVQVTSAEGTPGNSNVQIRIRGAGPSRKTTRRCT, encoded by the coding sequence ATGAGAAAACCCCTACTGTTAACCGGGTTGCTGCTGAGTACAGCGCTGACCGCCATGGCGCAGGAAAGGCGCATTCAGGGAAGTGTAACCTCCACGGATAAGGGCGAGGTGCTGCCCGGCGTAACAGTGATTGTCAAAGGCACAACTATCGGCGCTTCCACAGATATGGAAGGCAAGTTCAGCTTGAGTGTGCCGGCTACCACCACCAACGTAACGTTGCGCGTGAGCTACGTGGGGTTTGTCGCCAAAGATGTGGAAGTAGGCGACCGTAGCAGCGTAGCCGTGGTACTGAGCCCCGACGCAAAAGCACTGGAAGAGGTAGTGGTTATCGGCTATCAGCAGGTTAACCGCCGCGACGTGACGGGTTCGGTTTCCTCGGTGAATGCGCAGCAGATCAAGGACGTGCCCGTAAACTCGGCGGCGGAGGCTTTGTCGGGCCGCTTGGCGGGCGTGCAAGTAACCAGTGCAGAAGGTACTCCCGGCAATTCCAACGTGCAGATTCGTATCCGGGGGGCGGGTCCGTCACGCAAGACAACTCGCCGCTGTACGTAG